In Zea mays cultivar B73 chromosome 7, Zm-B73-REFERENCE-NAM-5.0, whole genome shotgun sequence, the following proteins share a genomic window:
- the LOC100381993 gene encoding uncharacterized isoform X1, producing MDPCRGRSSSRRGSIAAGAGHGHFDADDDAAALVPPPYRLFPEPEETAARDIQLRQFFSVDRRQPPQLEASWRQQLPAFYPGGGVTVADPSSQLATMGAQDATALSVQQGRARTAAENLVHVPAAQVSLPGALALGNFEQELGEDALLPPVLSQEQQDAVKRYNHLMGVHVAYFRVCIDPTVASSRRLLQQAIQDLKNHCAGDALVAHYYVNNRNNNDPADQPDTTTAIRQQAIARSADASSRQHHGACRGFNDHHGGGVVPSVHREEEEALAAPVVAMSMSPALRLVDIKGKVAAFCADRNGSRFVQQALEAAAPEEIAMVYKEIMPCVRTLAVDMFGNHAIQKILEHGPRSCKRGVISNLIGHLLPLSLDKYSCRVVQKSFDVGEHDQKVAMAKELGSKVLRCVRDQFANHVVQKCVECLPSKDIHSILRSFYGRAKALSTHPFGCHVIQKVLARCKDHEIYHALTAEIMENVNKLAADRFGNYVVQQLVEHGGGAMRSAMVRRFAGRVVGMSYHKFASNVVEKCLAFGSQEDRRLIADEIVAGGGGGQQQHLDHLVDMMINPYANFVIQKMVVTAEERQVRLLLEVASSNAASLARYAHGRHVIDAMERFLGGAKAVVHADPAALPCRRR from the exons ATGGATCCATGCCGAGGAAGGAGTTCGTCAAGGAGGGGCTCCATTGCTGCTGGAGCTGGACATGGTCACTTTGATGCAGACGACGATGCAGCAGCACTAGTTCCTCCTCCTTACCGCCTGTTCCCGGAGCCGGAGGAGACGGCCGCCCGCGACATCCAGCTCCGTCAGTTCTTCTCCGTGGATCGGCGCCAGCCGCCGCAGCTGGAG GCCAGCTGGCGACAACAACTACCAGCATTTTATCCTGGAGGCGGCGTCACCGTCGCCGATCCCTCCTCTCAACTGGCAACAATGGGTGCACAGGATGCAACTGCCCTGAGTGTTCAGCAGGGCCGAGCGAGGACAGCTGCTGAAAACCTCGTCCACGTCCCTGCCGCCCAGGTTTCACTTCCAGGTGCCCTAGCCCTAGGGAACTTTGAGCAAGAGCTCGGAGAAGACGCGCTGCTGCCGCCGGTGCTGAGCCAGGAGCAGCAGGACGCCGTGAAGAGATACAACCATCTGATGGGGGTCCACGTGGCGTACTTCCGCGTGTGCATCGACCCTACGGTGGCCAGTTCCAGGCGGCTCCTCCAGCAGGCAATCCAGGATCTCAAGAACCACTGTGCTGGCGATGCTCTGGTGGCGCATTATTACGTGAACAACAGGAACAACAACGACCCAGCAGATCAGCCAGACACTACTACGGCCATTCGGCAGCAAGCAATTGCTCGCTCTGCTGATGCCTCCTCTCGGCAGCATCATGGCGCCTGCAGAGGATTCAACGACCATCATGGCGGCGGCGTTGTTCCTTCCGTTCACCGGGAGGAGGAGGAAGCTCTGGCGGCTCCGGTGGTGGCGATGAGCATGAGCCCCGCCTTGCGGCTCGTGGACATCAAGGGCAAAGTCGCAGCTTTCTG TGCCGATCGCAACGGGAGCCGCTTCGTGCAGCAGGCGCTTGAGGCGGCAGCGCCGGAGGAGATCGCCATGGTTTACAAGGAGATCATGCCCTGCGTGCGCACGCTTGCCGTCGACATGTTTGGAAACCATGCCATCCAGAAG ATTCTTGAGCATGGGCCGAGGTCCTGCAAGCGAGGGGTCATCAGTAATCTGATCGGCCATTTGTTGCCCCTAAGCCTTGACAAGTACAGCTGCCGGGTGGTACAGAAG TCTTTCGACGTAGGGGAGCACGACCAGAAGGTGGCGATGGCCAAGGAGCTCGGCAGCAAAGTGCTGAGGTGTGTCCGCGACCAGTTCGCGAACCACGTCGTCCAGAAGTGCGTCGAGTGCCTGCCGTCCAAGGACATCCACTCCATCCTCCGAAGCTTCTACGGCCGGGCCAAGGCGCTGTCCACCCATCCCTTCGGCTGCCACGTCATCCAG AAAGTGCTGGCCCGCTGCAAAGACCACGAGATCTACCACGCGCTGACGGCGGAGATCATGGAGAACGTGAACAAGCTGGCGGCGGACAGGTTCGGCAACTACGTGGTGCAGCAGCTGGTGGAGCACGGAGGCGGCGCCATGCGGTCCGCGATGGTCAGGAGGTTCGCCGGCCGCGTCGTCGGCATGAGCTACCACAAGTTCGCCTCCAACGTGGTGGAGAAGTGCCTGGCGTTCGGGAGCCAGGAGGACCGCCGGCTCATCGCCGACGAGATcgtcgccggcggcggcggcggccagcaGCAGCACTTGGACCATCTCGTG GACATGATGATCAACCCGTACGCGAACTTTGTGATCCAGAAGATGGTGGTGACGGCGGAGGAGCGGCAGGTGAGGTTGCTGCTGGAGGTGGCAAGTAGCAACGCGGCGAGCCTGGCGAGGTACGCGCATGGACGGCACGTCATCGACGCCATGGAGAGGTTCCTTGGCGGCGCCAAGGCTGTTGTGCACGCAGACCCTGCTGCACTACCCTGCCGCCGCCGATGA
- the LOC100381993 gene encoding uncharacterized LOC100381993 — MGAQDATALSVQQGRARTAAENLVHVPAAQVSLPGALALGNFEQELGEDALLPPVLSQEQQDAVKRYNHLMGVHVAYFRVCIDPTVASSRRLLQQAIQDLKNHCAGDALVAHYYVNNRNNNDPADQPDTTTAIRQQAIARSADASSRQHHGACRGFNDHHGGGVVPSVHREEEEALAAPVVAMSMSPALRLVDIKGKVAAFCADRNGSRFVQQALEAAAPEEIAMVYKEIMPCVRTLAVDMFGNHAIQKILEHGPRSCKRGVISNLIGHLLPLSLDKYSCRVVQKSFDVGEHDQKVAMAKELGSKVLRCVRDQFANHVVQKCVECLPSKDIHSILRSFYGRAKALSTHPFGCHVIQKVLARCKDHEIYHALTAEIMENVNKLAADRFGNYVVQQLVEHGGGAMRSAMVRRFAGRVVGMSYHKFASNVVEKCLAFGSQEDRRLIADEIVAGGGGGQQQHLDHLVDMMINPYANFVIQKMVVTAEERQVRLLLEVASSNAASLARYAHGRHVIDAMERFLGGAKAVVHADPAALPCRRR, encoded by the exons ATGGGTGCACAGGATGCAACTGCCCTGAGTGTTCAGCAGGGCCGAGCGAGGACAGCTGCTGAAAACCTCGTCCACGTCCCTGCCGCCCAGGTTTCACTTCCAGGTGCCCTAGCCCTAGGGAACTTTGAGCAAGAGCTCGGAGAAGACGCGCTGCTGCCGCCGGTGCTGAGCCAGGAGCAGCAGGACGCCGTGAAGAGATACAACCATCTGATGGGGGTCCACGTGGCGTACTTCCGCGTGTGCATCGACCCTACGGTGGCCAGTTCCAGGCGGCTCCTCCAGCAGGCAATCCAGGATCTCAAGAACCACTGTGCTGGCGATGCTCTGGTGGCGCATTATTACGTGAACAACAGGAACAACAACGACCCAGCAGATCAGCCAGACACTACTACGGCCATTCGGCAGCAAGCAATTGCTCGCTCTGCTGATGCCTCCTCTCGGCAGCATCATGGCGCCTGCAGAGGATTCAACGACCATCATGGCGGCGGCGTTGTTCCTTCCGTTCACCGGGAGGAGGAGGAAGCTCTGGCGGCTCCGGTGGTGGCGATGAGCATGAGCCCCGCCTTGCGGCTCGTGGACATCAAGGGCAAAGTCGCAGCTTTCTG TGCCGATCGCAACGGGAGCCGCTTCGTGCAGCAGGCGCTTGAGGCGGCAGCGCCGGAGGAGATCGCCATGGTTTACAAGGAGATCATGCCCTGCGTGCGCACGCTTGCCGTCGACATGTTTGGAAACCATGCCATCCAGAAG ATTCTTGAGCATGGGCCGAGGTCCTGCAAGCGAGGGGTCATCAGTAATCTGATCGGCCATTTGTTGCCCCTAAGCCTTGACAAGTACAGCTGCCGGGTGGTACAGAAG TCTTTCGACGTAGGGGAGCACGACCAGAAGGTGGCGATGGCCAAGGAGCTCGGCAGCAAAGTGCTGAGGTGTGTCCGCGACCAGTTCGCGAACCACGTCGTCCAGAAGTGCGTCGAGTGCCTGCCGTCCAAGGACATCCACTCCATCCTCCGAAGCTTCTACGGCCGGGCCAAGGCGCTGTCCACCCATCCCTTCGGCTGCCACGTCATCCAG AAAGTGCTGGCCCGCTGCAAAGACCACGAGATCTACCACGCGCTGACGGCGGAGATCATGGAGAACGTGAACAAGCTGGCGGCGGACAGGTTCGGCAACTACGTGGTGCAGCAGCTGGTGGAGCACGGAGGCGGCGCCATGCGGTCCGCGATGGTCAGGAGGTTCGCCGGCCGCGTCGTCGGCATGAGCTACCACAAGTTCGCCTCCAACGTGGTGGAGAAGTGCCTGGCGTTCGGGAGCCAGGAGGACCGCCGGCTCATCGCCGACGAGATcgtcgccggcggcggcggcggccagcaGCAGCACTTGGACCATCTCGTG GACATGATGATCAACCCGTACGCGAACTTTGTGATCCAGAAGATGGTGGTGACGGCGGAGGAGCGGCAGGTGAGGTTGCTGCTGGAGGTGGCAAGTAGCAACGCGGCGAGCCTGGCGAGGTACGCGCATGGACGGCACGTCATCGACGCCATGGAGAGGTTCCTTGGCGGCGCCAAGGCTGTTGTGCACGCAGACCCTGCTGCACTACCCTGCCGCCGCCGATGA
- the LOC100281299 gene encoding lipid binding protein precursor, with protein sequence MMATTTRSRPMLLALAAVVATLLVVAAPAPASGQPGPGGVVGGAMSCTASLVTSFTPCLNFITNGSASPTDDCCRSLGALMRASTGCACLILTGSVSVGVPVNRTLAVRLPRACNSTSLQLQCRDASSAQSPAPGPVADAPAPSLSTAPLPPPATAAAAPEPDEAPAPATPTAAAPVSQGQTRPTVVPGASSSSSSTASSDAPATAGFVLLLAIGAALMT encoded by the exons ATGATGGCGACGACGACGAGGAGTAGGCCGATGCTGCTCGCCTTGGCCGCGGTGGTGGCGACGCTGCTGGTGGTGgccgcgccggcgccggcgtccgGGCAGCCCGGCCCCGGCGGCGTCGTTGGGGGCGCCATGTCGTGCACGGCGTCGCTGGTCACCAGCTTCACGCCGTGCCTCAACTTCATCACCAACGGCAGCGCCTCCCCGACCGACGACTGCTGCCGGTCGCTGGGGGCGCTGATGAGGGCCAGCACCGGCTGCGCGTGCCTCATCCTCACCGGCAGCGTCTCCGTCGGCGTGCCCGTCAACCGGACGCTCGCCGTCCGGCTGCCCAGGGCGTGCAACTCCACCTCTCTCCAGCTGCAGTGCCGAG ACGCGTCCTCAGCTCAGAGCCCAGCTCCAGGCCCCGTCGCAGATGCGCCTGCGCCCTCTCTGTCCACGGCCCCGTTGC CACCACCAgcgacggcggcggcagcgccGGAGCCTGACGAAGCACCGGCGCCGGCCACGCCCACGGCCGCGGCGCCGGTCAGCCAGGGGCAGACGAGGCCGACGGTTGTGCCcggcgcctcctcctcctcctcctcgacaGCAAGCTCGGACGCGCCAGCGACGGCTGGGTTTGTACTGTTGCTTGCAATTGGAGCTGCGCTCATGACCTGA
- the LOC103632000 gene encoding protein FATTY ACID EXPORT 1, chloroplastic, with protein MLRTHLLPEAWRRPLPQEAGARHQSPRISFHRAAPRSGIQGGQVRCGGPELRWLSSSRNSSSDSQPWTTMCVNADYTTPADSVATSEQAGGEAEATLETGGEAAATLEQTGGETEEPTIVAPANEYTEQEAAPQQKCAKIHDFCLGIPFGGLLLSMGLIGFLFWRSPASLTFGVAPGLAILALAVLSLNVWRSGKSSLPFILAQAGIAAAVAWKHGQAYTTTRKLLPWGFYVALSAAMICFYSYVLLAGGNPPPKKAKAKAKAAA; from the exons ATGCTGCGCACTCATCTGCTACCCGAGGCTTGGCGGCGGCCACTGCCCCAGGAGGCAGGAGCGCGACACCAAAGTCCGCGCATTTCCTTCCACCGAGCCGCACCAAGATCCGGGATCCAAGGTGGCCAAGTTCGTTGCGGCGGCCCTGAACTTCGATGGCTGTCCTCGTCACGGAATTCGTCCTCAGATTCACAG CCATGGACTACAATGTGCGTGAATGCAGACTATACCACTCCTGCTGATTCTGTCGCCACCTCGGAGCAAGCAGGTGGTGAAGCTGAGGCCACCTTAGAAACAGGTGGTGAAGCTGCAGCCACCTTGGAGCAAACAGGTGGCGAAACCGAAGAGCCAACAATTGTAGCACCTGCTAATGAATATACAGAGCAGGAGGCTGCTCCTCAGCAGAAGTGTGCAAAGATACACGACTTTTGCCTAGGGATACCTTTTG GTGGACTTTTACTCTCCATGGGCCTTATTGGATTTCTCTTCTGGAGGAGCCCTGCGAGTCTTACCTTTGGCGTTGCACCTGGCCTTGCCATATTGGCCCTGGCTGTACTTAGCCTCAATGTCTGGAGGAGCGGGAAGTCCAGCTTACCGTTCATACTGGCGCAAGCAG GCATTGCCGCTGCCGTAGCATGGAAGCACGGCCAGGCGTACACCACT ACGAGGAAGCTGCTTCCGTGGGGATTCTACGTCGCGCTGAG TGCCGCAATGATCTGCTTCTACTCCTACGTTCTTCTTGCCGGAGGGAATCCGCCTCCTAAGAAGGCGAAGGCGAAGGCGAAGGCTGCTGCTTGA